GAATATGAAATCATCAAGAGATCAGATGAGCAAACAGAATAAACAAAGTGTTACCAAGAAACCGAGGCCGGAAATAAGAGACGACCTGGACAGCCGGAAAGTCAAAGCAACGGATGCTAAAGCACAAATTCAGAAAGACGGCGCTGCCGGAAGAAAAGGCAAAGATGCCTGATTCCGACAAGCATGAATTTTACAATCCATATTTATCGATCAGGTAAATCAATGCTGCCATGGCGGCAGCACTAAGTTCGAGCTCACGCCGGTTTACTTTATCGAAAGTATCACTTGCAGCATGATGATAATCAAAATACCGCTGAGGATCCGGCATTAATCCGGACAACACTTTGCAGTTGCCTTCCAGATGACCGATATCTGCACCGCTGCCTCCATTTTCAAAGTCATATATTCCATACGGCAGAAAAAATGGTTGCCATATTTTTATTTTTTCAATGGCAGTTTTATCTCCCTGAAATGAAAAACCACGTGGCTCAAAACCACCGGCATCCGATTCAATGGCAAACAAATGTTGTTCATTTTTAGCCTTTGCCTCGTCAGCATATTTGATTCCGCCGCGACTTCCGTTCTCTTCATTCATAAACATCACTGCACGAATCGTATGTTTCGGTCGAATGCCCAGCGATTTAAACAAATACAAAACATCGATTGATTGCATTACGCCGGCGCCATCGTCATGAGCTCCATCACCTGTTTCCCAGGCATCAAGGTGACCACCTACCGTGATGAATTCTTTCGGATTTTCTGAACCTCTTAATTCACCTATTACATTAAAAGAAGGCTCATCAGGCAACATCTCACAATTCTGACGGAAATAAATTTTAGTAGCAGGGTCACGCTTGATTTGTGCACTTAATTCTTCTGCGTCCAATGTACTTACTGCACAGGCCGGAATTTTTGGAATTGTATCTTCATAATGCATTGCTCCTGTATGCGGATAATCGTCCAGCGAAGTCCCAACAGAGCGTACCATCACTCCCACTGCTCCATATTTAGCAGCTTTTGCTGCACCGCCCCAACGGAATTGCACACCTTCACCATAAGCTTCAAAAGTTCTGATCTTTGTCTGATCCATCGCATGACTGAAGAAAACGATTTTGCCTTCAATATTTTTTCTGCCAAACGAATCGAGTTGCGCAAAACTTTTTACTTCAATCACAGGAGCAATAATTCCTTTATTGCCGGTGCCTGTTGAATTTCCCAATGCGCAAATCGTGAGTTCCTTCTTTTCTGATTTGTTGGTGATGTAATATGCAGTTTCCTTTTCACCACGCACCCAATGAGGCACCATGCAGGGTTGCAACCAGACAGAATCAAAACCATATTGCTGCATTAAGCGCTGCGTGTAATTGACTGCACCTGCAGCTCCGGGCGAACCGGCTAGTCTTTTTCCATAATCACGACAAAGCACTTCCAGATTTTTGTATGCTTCTCCTTTGGTGAGGGCCTGATTAAAAATATTGCGGATGGTGACAGAGTCGATAACCTGAGCCTTAGAGACGGAAGCACTCATCAGCAAAGCAAATATAATTGCAATCGTTTTCTGCAAAAGAATTTTCCTCTTTGTTTTCAGATAACCGGAAGTTCTATTGTTTTTCATGGAACAGATCATTGGCGTCATCGGTATTAATTTATTGGATCCAAAAATAATCAAAGTGCTGACCTTGACTCATGAAATCAAAGAAGCCGCTGCTTCATCTATAAACCAATGCAGCGATCCGGTTATTGGTTTAATGATTTGGCATGGAAATTTTTCGGGATCGTTATTTCCTTGTATTACACTTTTGATGGTTGTTGATTTTTGTATGCCTGTTACCAGAAAAGCAATGCTGGCTGACTTGTTCACGATTGGTGCTGTAAGCGTAATCCGCTGTTCTTTTTGTTCGATATTATACACTGATTTTACCCAGCGCTCTTTCTCAAAAATTATTTCGTAGCCGGGAAAAAGTGACAAGGTGTGTCC
The genomic region above belongs to Chitinophagaceae bacterium and contains:
- a CDS encoding M20/M25/M40 family metallo-hydrolase, whose translation is MKNNRTSGYLKTKRKILLQKTIAIIFALLMSASVSKAQVIDSVTIRNIFNQALTKGEAYKNLEVLCRDYGKRLAGSPGAAGAVNYTQRLMQQYGFDSVWLQPCMVPHWVRGEKETAYYITNKSEKKELTICALGNSTGTGNKGIIAPVIEVKSFAQLDSFGRKNIEGKIVFFSHAMDQTKIRTFEAYGEGVQFRWGGAAKAAKYGAVGVMVRSVGTSLDDYPHTGAMHYEDTIPKIPACAVSTLDAEELSAQIKRDPATKIYFRQNCEMLPDEPSFNVIGELRGSENPKEFITVGGHLDAWETGDGAHDDGAGVMQSIDVLYLFKSLGIRPKHTIRAVMFMNEENGSRGGIKYADEAKAKNEQHLFAIESDAGGFEPRGFSFQGDKTAIEKIKIWQPFFLPYGIYDFENGGSGADIGHLEGNCKVLSGLMPDPQRYFDYHHAASDTFDKVNRRELELSAAAMAALIYLIDKYGL